A region of the Apium graveolens cultivar Ventura chromosome 6, ASM990537v1, whole genome shotgun sequence genome:
GTTTAATATCCCTATCCAGCAGCTATGCCTCGCCAAAGAAACCCCTCCGAAGAATCGAAAGCCATGAAAAGGATGAAGCATTCAGAAAACCCTAATCGGCCAGAAGTCTGTGATGAAATTGCAACAAACAAAATATCAAAACCAAGGAAAAAGAGACAGCGTATGGAAAAACCAAACTGGCTACTACTTCCTTATGATATAACAGTAAACATATTCCGAAGGTTAGGGCCGGTTCAGATTCTTTTGGACGTACAGCAGGTGTGTAAAGCATGGCATCAAATTTGCCAAGACCATGCCCTGTGGACAGTGATTAACATGTACCATAATTCAGTTAATAAGCATTATGACCGTTCTTTTCTTGATCGAATTTGTATGAATGCGGTTGATCGAAGCCAAGGCCAGCTTGTTAGTTTCTGCATCAAGTTCTTAAACACACCTGAGTTGATGAGATACATAGCTGAAAGGTACTGCACTTCGTCAATCACTAATCCTTAATTACATACATAAGAATTAGTGTCTCAATTAATACTGTTTATAAAAATTACTACCAAGTTACAAGTGCAGAAAGAACAATAATTGTCCTCTCTATTTTCTCACTCAGATTGTTTACTACTTTTTATTAATCATactttgataatttcatgatcgtCGGAATATAAGCATATAATCGCAGGATGTTTTACTTTTACTCTATTTCCAAGGCTAAATTGTATTAAGAATGTAGTCACACCAGTTTAAGCCGgtgataaataaaaaaaattaataagtACATATATTTTGTTACTTCTGCATCTTATTAATATGATCTCAATGCCTCTATATAAATTACTTAGTGCAGCATATATCTAACATATATCTGGTTTGGGATATTTTGGTGGCAGAGCAAGTCAGCTTACTCATCTTCgacttgtgaattgtcactattcCATGTATAAAAAATATTCGTGGAGAGAGTTTTTCGAAAAACTCTTTCTCCTAGAGGAACTTAACGTCAAGTTCTCTTGTGTAACGGAGGAGGCTATTGTGCAAGCTAGTACGCATTGTCCTATGCTGACAACAATCAAAATTCGTGTTTACCGCAATAGCCAATATCCTGGTTTAGATTGTCCTCGTTTAGATGGTGTATTAGCTACAGCAATGAGCATGACTCAATTACGCCATCTCCATCTTTCTGGCTATCTGATATGTAGAAAACATTTGGAGGTCATCATCTCAAGTGGCTGCACTCATCTTGAGACGCTTGATCTCACTGCTTGCTTCTCCGCAAGAGACATTATTAGTTTGAGTTTAAGGGAAAAATGCATTGCACAAATCCAAGATATGAGATTCCCCTCTGACTGGATGGAAAAATTTATGGACGACGACGCTGATGACTCTTGCGAAATGATGTAAGACAAGTTGACAACAACCAGAAAGAATATGCAGTTGATTGTGGTGGTCAAATCTCGTTGGTCCTGTTATTATCTTACATGTGTTTCTATCTCTAGTTCCTTGTTAGGATTATAGTATACAATTTACAATATTGTTTTAATCTAATTGAGATTCTCTCAAACACTTGTGCTTACCTGCTTATTTAATTTGTCTTTCACAGAtatttttaaaaagaattttttttgTCGGAGGAGTTTTTTGGTTACTCTTGTAGAACATAACAAttgatttttatgttttttttaagtTTGACTGTCAAAATTCATAAATATgcaattatatttattttattttctttaatttttatgATTATTTTGTGTGATGGCATGCTCTACCTACATTGATAATTGACGTTCAGGAGGATTAGTTTTGACGCCCACAAAAACAAAACTCCGACTTGATCACAAACAAACAGTTCACAGAAGGAGAATTTTTGAAGTATTGAGCAATTCAGTAGATGTTTTTAAATGTAAATCATGTTTTTCTCGGTTGAAGTTTGGCTATTTTTAGGTTATGAGACAGTCGAAAATGACATAATATGCTTGTGGGCCCCACAGCATATGATGTTTGATCAATTTTAACGTAGTTAATCTTTCGGCAATTTATTTCAATTTTTGAAATAGGTTATGTCAGGCCCATGCTGTTTGGGTCCATCATAATGATCGGAATTAGGCTGAAAGCTATTCAGCCTTTTATCTGTCACATCGCGATCCAGAGCTTGGGAGTCCAACAACCAAAGTGGTTAGTCCAGCCGAAGATCGCGGATAGGACGTGGTCTTTTAGGCCACAACATCGACCTTCGTGATGGATTGGAACTAACTAAGTGATGAGAAAAGTAACGTTAATATCGTATCAGGTATTTAGTATTGACGCATTCATTCTAATAACAGATACTCTCATATAATAACAGATACTCTCATATAATCTCAGAAACTCATGTATTTATTCTTACTTACCTAAAATTAGTTAACTTATTCTCACAATCGGGGGACAATCCCTCGTATTTTTTTGTTTACAGGCTGATCCGAAATAGTGGACTATTAATCGTTCTAGCAGAAAACTGGTTCCAGCTCGTAAATGACAGTAACAATGGATAATAAGGCCTGATCTTTTCATAATTGTTACGATATTATTTACAACCAATTATGATGGTCAGTTGTTTCGGTCGtttacaaaatatttctgaaaaCGAGTTGATAAAAAATATCACATTATATACTTAATTAAAAAAGGCAAAATTTAGTTTGAATGGACTATCTTCCAACcccatttttttattttttattttaggTTAAATGTGATTTGTCTTAGCTATATTTGAATGGATCAATACTTCGAATATAAAGTTATAAAGGATTTTTAATTTAAGTATAAGGGAAATATTTCTGCAATTATACGTTTTGAACATTTAATTTTAACTAGCATAAATTCCCGTGCAAAACACAGGCCACATTATAAttcatataattatttatttgttaatCACTATGAATTAATGTTGGTACAATTATGAGTtcttataatatttttaatttcacTGTATGAAAATTGATAATTACACAAAAGTTTCAGATATAAACATTCACATGCAGTTTTCCAAATTCTTTGTTTCTAATCTTCATTCTTTTTACATTTGTAACAAGTTTCAATAGAAAATTTCTTCtttgttaatataaattaaaagtTTTTTTAAAGGGTATATCTCTTCTTTGTCACTTGTTTTGATAACTTGATTTATATTTTGACAGGCTGGGTTATAGTCATTATTGGACATGAACTTGACTTACCATATACGGATTGGTTCGGGTTGGGTGAGGGTTGGTATTTAATAAACCCGACCCAGCCCAATATATTCGGTTTTAAAAAATGAACCCATTAATAATTAGGTTTCGAACGGTTCGTGCTGGTCGGCTTAAAATAGGGGTGGATTGGGTACGGGTTGGTCGGATTTTTGTTCACCCCTAACAGTACTAAGGACAATACTAATATTTTGTTGTAATGATCAATCGCGTCTCACGCTCAATCACGTGCGTAAAAATGATATGCAATTTTTATTGTGTTATTCAACCTTAAAGTTGTATCATTGTTAAGGAAACTTAGTATGCTTTTTATTATCCCACAAATTGCATATACTTAAAAGCTCATTTTTAGTCACTGCCAATTATTTGGCTAACACTAATATTTTGTTACAATGATCAATCATGTTTCACTCTCATtcatctttaaaatattatttatatttaatacaTTCTGCACAATATCATCAAATATAACATCGTACATCTCTTTATGGACTTCCCAAAAAATTTTGGCGTATTTATAAGTCTCGAACACCTTTATTAGATTGTTTTCATAAATCGTGAGAAATTCAGTCATCTTGTCATGACAAACTTTTCAATATGTCTCAATCTATCTAAGGTTGACAAATGATAGCCGTACTATGTAAAAAATATTAGGACATTCTAAATCTCGTAAATCTAATATCAATTGATTTGATCGTATAAAGACCTGAAAAATATTAATTgttattaatataagatattataaaatttatccttaTTGGTAAGATGTTCTCTTCGAgctcgtaatttaaatttattaaatgtAAATAGTGATGATGTATTTTCGGCTGGGTCATGTAGttaaattttgagtattttttcaAAATGGGTAAAATTCAGATTTTGAAGCTggtaattttgatacatattatcAGTTGACTTGATTCTATAAAGACCTCAAAGATATTAATTTTTACCAACATCAGTTATCACAAAACTTTTCTTCGTTGGTAAGATTTTCTAGTcgaactcgtaatttaaattaaacCTAGGTAGTGACATGGTATTTACGGGAAGGTAATctagtcaaatttcgagtattttttgagAAATGGGTCAAGTTCTAATTTTGAATTCGAAATATATCGAAATACGCTAATCataacttatctaaatatgtagtacacatttatataattcatataaatgtatctcttttcaacatataaaaaattaattatatgtataatttattttttattaaataatatatattaaaaatgtatgACATACTTTTTAAATTAAGAATTGTTTAATAAATAAGGGAATGATCCGTTTATGTACTAtgcttaactttatatctcaaattcaattATTCAAAACTAA
Encoded here:
- the LOC141664142 gene encoding putative F-box/LRR-repeat protein 9, producing the protein MPRQRNPSEESKAMKRMKHSENPNRPEVCDEIATNKISKPRKKRQRMEKPNWLLLPYDITVNIFRRLGPVQILLDVQQVCKAWHQICQDHALWTVINMYHNSVNKHYDRSFLDRICMNAVDRSQGQLVSFCIKFLNTPELMRYIAERASQLTHLRLVNCHYSMYKKYSWREFFEKLFLLEELNVKFSCVTEEAIVQASTHCPMLTTIKIRVYRNSQYPGLDCPRLDGVLATAMSMTQLRHLHLSGYLICRKHLEVIISSGCTHLETLDLTACFSARDIISLSLREKCIAQIQDMRFPSDWMEKFMDDDADDSCEMM